A single window of Synechococcus sp. CBW1004 DNA harbors:
- a CDS encoding UDP-glucose 4-epimerase, with amino-acid sequence MSQASPILITGGAGFIGSHTCLVLLQAGHRLVVLDDFSNSAPQSLERVVELVGGDAAERLQVVEGDIRRREDLDRAFDAGLRFSPSAEATVEASGEARDEAISAVLHFAGLKAVAESTALPLRYWDVNVTGSLRLVEAMAERGCRTLVFSSSATVYGIPETVPIPETAPVHPINPYGHTKAAVEQLLADLHASSFPVGAGHASSPQAGTLQVIRSSNDHPWRIARLRYFNPVGAHPSGLIGEDPLDEPSNLFPLLGQVASGQRSQLQIYGDDWPTADGTGERDFIHVMDLAEGHLAALRHLQDQESRGQEALLTLNLGSGSSHTVQQVVQAYERACGRSLPTQVVARRPGDAARSVADPWLAQRLLGWRCRRDLQTMCKDSWRWQSGNPKGYRS; translated from the coding sequence ATGTCCCAGGCCAGCCCGATCCTGATCACCGGCGGGGCGGGCTTCATCGGCAGCCACACCTGCCTGGTGCTGCTGCAGGCAGGGCACCGACTGGTGGTGCTGGATGATTTTTCCAACAGCGCCCCCCAGAGCCTGGAGCGGGTGGTGGAGCTGGTGGGCGGCGACGCCGCCGAGCGGCTGCAGGTGGTGGAGGGCGACATCCGCCGCCGGGAGGATCTGGATCGTGCGTTCGATGCGGGCCTCCGGTTCAGTCCGAGCGCCGAAGCGACCGTCGAGGCGAGCGGTGAGGCGCGTGACGAGGCGATCAGCGCGGTGCTGCACTTCGCCGGCCTCAAGGCGGTGGCCGAATCGACGGCCCTGCCGCTGCGCTACTGGGATGTGAATGTCACAGGCAGCCTCAGGCTGGTGGAGGCGATGGCCGAACGGGGCTGTCGCACGCTCGTGTTCAGCAGCAGCGCCACGGTGTACGGGATCCCTGAGACGGTGCCCATCCCGGAGACGGCCCCGGTGCATCCGATCAATCCCTACGGCCACACCAAGGCGGCGGTTGAGCAGCTGCTGGCTGATCTTCATGCCAGCTCCTTCCCTGTCGGCGCTGGGCATGCGAGTTCGCCGCAGGCCGGCACGCTTCAGGTCATCCGCTCGAGCAACGACCATCCCTGGCGGATTGCGCGTTTGCGCTATTTCAACCCGGTGGGTGCCCATCCCAGCGGCCTCATTGGTGAGGATCCGCTCGACGAGCCGAGCAATCTGTTCCCCCTGCTGGGCCAGGTGGCGTCAGGGCAGAGGTCGCAGTTGCAGATCTACGGCGACGACTGGCCTACGGCCGATGGCACCGGTGAGCGCGATTTCATCCATGTGATGGATCTGGCCGAAGGGCACCTGGCGGCGCTGCGGCATCTGCAGGATCAGGAGTCCCGAGGACAGGAGGCGTTGCTGACGCTCAACCTCGGCAGTGGCAGCAGCCATACGGTGCAGCAGGTGGTGCAGGCCTACGAGCGAGCCTGCGGCCGGTCGTTGCCCACGCAGGTGGTGGCCAGGCGCCCCGGCGACGCAGCACGCAGCGTCGCCGA
- a CDS encoding type II toxin-antitoxin system VapC family toxin — MRITADTNVLVRALVQDDPEQARTATALLEQAELIAIPLTVLCELVLVLRRVYRFAPSDCASAIEALMRSSGVTMDRPAVRAGIQLLAAGGDFADGVIAYSGRALGSEQLVTFDRDAALLLSEAGERVLLL; from the coding sequence GTGAGGATCACCGCCGACACCAATGTGCTGGTGCGCGCTCTGGTTCAGGATGACCCCGAGCAGGCGAGAACTGCGACGGCTCTGCTGGAGCAGGCCGAGCTGATCGCCATCCCCTTGACCGTGTTGTGCGAACTGGTGTTGGTGCTGCGGCGGGTGTACCGCTTTGCGCCCAGCGACTGCGCCAGTGCCATCGAAGCGCTGATGCGCAGCAGCGGCGTGACGATGGACCGCCCGGCTGTCCGTGCGGGGATCCAACTCCTGGCTGCTGGCGGCGATTTCGCGGATGGGGTGATCGCCTACAGCGGCCGCGCCCTGGGCAGTGAGCAGCTGGTCACCTTTGATCGCGACGCGGCTCTCCTGCTTTCTGAGGCAGGTGAACGGGTGCTGCTGCTCTGA
- a CDS encoding AbrB/MazE/SpoVT family DNA-binding domain-containing protein, with protein MTSKGQVTLRKELLAHLGVQPGQRLDVEVLPGGRLELHAEQATGTIDGFIGLLAGRSPHRASLEELSEAAASGWAGLDALRP; from the coding sequence GTGACCAGTAAGGGCCAGGTGACGTTGCGCAAGGAATTGCTGGCCCATCTCGGTGTTCAGCCCGGTCAGCGGCTGGATGTGGAGGTTCTGCCGGGTGGTCGCCTGGAGCTCCATGCCGAGCAGGCCACCGGCACGATCGATGGCTTCATCGGCCTCCTGGCGGGACGCAGTCCCCATCGGGCGAGCCTGGAAGAGTTGAGCGAAGCCGCCGCTTCCGGCTGGGCCGGCCTAGATGCCCTCAGACCGTGA
- a CDS encoding NAD-dependent epimerase, with protein sequence MSVLVTGAAGFIGFHLSCRLLEGGTEVVGFDNLNPYYDPALKRARLQRLQALASANGTPFTLIAADLEDGEAVRRVFAEHRPERVVNLAAQAGVRYSIDNPSAYIQANLVGFGHILEGCRHHGIAHLVYASSSSVYGGNSRLPFSEHQGVDHPVSLYAASKKANELMAHTYSHLHGLPATGLRFFTVYGPWGRPDMALFLFTRAMLAGEPIEVFNEGRMVRDFTYIDDIVESLLRVLDRPATPDPAFDAATPDPATSWAPHRVFNIGNSNPTPLMDYIEAIEQALGVTAEKRLLPMQPGDVPATAADTSALEAWTGFKPNTPVREGVARFVAWYREFYGV encoded by the coding sequence ATGTCCGTTCTCGTCACCGGTGCGGCCGGTTTCATCGGCTTCCACCTGAGCTGCCGCCTGCTGGAGGGCGGCACGGAGGTGGTGGGCTTCGACAACCTCAACCCCTACTACGACCCTGCGCTCAAGCGGGCGCGCCTCCAGCGTCTGCAGGCCCTTGCCTCCGCCAACGGCACACCTTTCACGCTGATCGCGGCGGATCTCGAGGATGGCGAGGCGGTGCGACGGGTCTTTGCCGAGCACCGGCCGGAGCGTGTGGTGAACCTGGCTGCCCAGGCGGGGGTGCGCTACTCGATCGACAACCCCTCCGCTTACATCCAGGCCAACCTGGTGGGCTTCGGGCACATCCTCGAGGGATGCCGTCACCACGGCATCGCCCATCTCGTGTATGCCAGCAGCAGCTCGGTGTATGGAGGCAACAGCCGGCTGCCGTTCTCGGAGCACCAGGGGGTGGATCACCCGGTGAGCCTCTATGCGGCGAGCAAGAAGGCCAATGAGCTGATGGCGCACACCTACAGCCATCTCCATGGCCTGCCGGCCACGGGCCTGCGCTTCTTCACCGTCTACGGCCCCTGGGGCCGGCCGGACATGGCACTGTTCCTGTTCACGCGGGCGATGCTGGCGGGCGAACCGATCGAGGTGTTCAACGAAGGCCGCATGGTCCGGGACTTCACCTACATCGACGACATCGTCGAGAGCCTGCTGCGGGTGCTCGATCGCCCCGCCACCCCAGATCCGGCCTTCGATGCGGCGACTCCTGATCCGGCGACGAGCTGGGCACCGCACCGGGTGTTCAACATCGGCAACTCCAACCCGACGCCCCTGATGGACTACATCGAGGCGATCGAGCAGGCGCTGGGCGTGACAGCTGAGAAGCGGCTGCTGCCGATGCAGCCCGGCGATGTGCCCGCCACCGCCGCCGATACCAGCGCCCTGGAGGCCTGGACCGGCTTCAAGCCCAACACCCCGGTGCGCGAAGGCGTGGCCCGCTTCGTGGCCTGGTACCGGGAGTTCTATGGGGTGTGA
- a CDS encoding IS5 family transposase produces MYRREHRYQLSFENFFLPFGGKLSGDNRWIKLAELIPWDELEDDYAAQFCKGFGAPAKPFRMALGALIIKARLGLTDEELVEQIKENPYLQFFIGLEAFQSSAPFDPSMMVYFRKRLPEAIVNDCNERIVRHGLKMIRSSDPQGPADDDSSGGSTSPPDQPKPSSQKQPNQGSLLIDATCAPVDIRHPTDLSLLNEAREMTEILIDAMHPHVRERFGHKPRTHRKKARRQFLAVAKKKKPRISKIRKAIKQQLGHLKRNLASVDALIACGGCLLAAGRHIYRKLLVISELVRQQTILYHADSRSIPDRIVSLCQAHIRPIVRGKARCNVEFGAKISISVTGEGFTFLDRLSYDPYNEGEDLKGQAISYRRRHGHYPKVICADQIYRTRSNRAFCQRHGIRLSGPRLGRPKNDPELVAAEKQQFIDDQRQRNAVEGKIGQGKRRFGLGLIREKLAVTQGSTIALNILVMNLEKLLELLFVLFASWLQLLLCNQPGKGSPFVCVSTHLSPT; encoded by the coding sequence ATGTATCGGCGTGAGCATCGTTATCAGCTCTCGTTCGAAAACTTCTTCCTGCCGTTTGGCGGCAAACTCTCCGGTGATAATCGGTGGATCAAGCTGGCTGAGCTCATTCCGTGGGATGAACTGGAGGACGACTACGCGGCGCAATTCTGTAAGGGCTTTGGAGCACCGGCAAAACCCTTTCGCATGGCACTGGGTGCCTTGATCATCAAGGCCCGTCTCGGGCTCACGGATGAAGAACTGGTGGAGCAGATCAAGGAAAACCCCTATCTCCAGTTTTTCATTGGCTTGGAAGCGTTCCAGTCTTCGGCGCCGTTTGATCCATCGATGATGGTGTATTTCCGCAAGCGCTTGCCAGAAGCGATTGTGAATGACTGCAATGAACGGATTGTGCGCCACGGCCTGAAAATGATTCGCTCATCAGATCCCCAGGGCCCAGCGGATGACGACAGCAGTGGCGGATCGACCAGTCCTCCCGACCAACCAAAGCCATCCTCGCAGAAGCAGCCGAATCAGGGTTCACTCTTGATCGATGCCACCTGTGCGCCGGTGGATATCCGTCATCCCACCGATCTATCCCTGCTCAATGAAGCCAGGGAGATGACTGAGATCCTGATTGATGCGATGCATCCCCACGTCAGGGAACGCTTTGGCCACAAGCCGCGTACACACCGCAAAAAGGCGAGGCGGCAGTTTCTTGCAGTGGCCAAAAAGAAGAAGCCAAGGATCAGCAAGATCCGCAAAGCGATCAAACAGCAGCTTGGTCACCTCAAGCGGAATCTGGCAAGCGTTGACGCCCTGATCGCCTGTGGTGGCTGCCTTCTGGCCGCCGGACGGCATATCTACCGGAAGTTGCTGGTGATCAGCGAGCTGGTCCGCCAGCAGACCATTCTCTATCACGCAGACAGCAGAAGTATCCCAGATCGCATCGTCAGCCTCTGCCAGGCACATATCAGGCCGATTGTCCGCGGGAAAGCTCGTTGCAATGTTGAGTTCGGAGCCAAGATCTCAATCTCTGTCACCGGCGAGGGATTCACCTTCCTCGATCGCCTGAGTTATGACCCCTACAACGAAGGAGAAGACCTCAAGGGTCAAGCGATTTCCTATCGGCGTCGCCATGGTCACTATCCGAAGGTGATTTGTGCTGACCAGATCTACCGCACAAGATCGAACCGTGCTTTCTGCCAGCGCCATGGAATCCGTTTGAGTGGCCCGCGACTTGGACGGCCGAAGAACGATCCTGAATTGGTGGCTGCCGAGAAGCAGCAGTTCATCGATGACCAGCGCCAAAGGAATGCCGTTGAAGGCAAGATCGGCCAAGGCAAGAGGCGTTTTGGACTGGGCCTGATACGTGAGAAGCTCGCTGTGACCCAGGGTTCAACCATCGCACTCAATATTCTGGTGATGAACCTCGAGAAGCTGCTGGAGCTTCTTTTTGTTCTTTTTGCGTCCTGGCTGCAACTTCTCCTGTGCAATCAACCAGGCAAGGGGTCACCATTCGTGTGTGTGAGCACTCATCTCAGCCCCACATGA
- a CDS encoding TIGR03790 family protein produces the protein MLLAGAGAIALVRPNAGGSGRFRRPALSDRGSPLQARDLALVINAADPLSEAIGQHYQQARRIPADQLIRVRFRPGPSLDAATFRRLLRQVQRQTPAHVQAYALAWASPWRVECVSITSAFAFGRLRSGCLNTCQATPANPWYARGDIRRPWSELGIRPAMLLAATDLRTGRALIDRGVAADGSSPPGTVFLFSTSDRTRNVRAAGFPAVRSLLGSTLQVRLLESDAIGDLRGAIALFTGLTAVPELPTGAQNGLFRPGAVADHLTSSAGVLTGASGTSRDGGNGQMSALRWLEAGATGSYGTVVEPCNLTTKFPHPGLLLTYYRRGDTLLESYWRSVAMPDQGVFIGEPLARPWGPRPWSWLGAS, from the coding sequence ATGCTGCTGGCGGGCGCCGGGGCCATCGCCCTTGTTCGTCCCAACGCCGGCGGGAGCGGCCGTTTCCGCCGTCCAGCGCTGAGCGACAGGGGCTCGCCCCTGCAGGCCCGGGACCTGGCTCTGGTGATCAATGCCGCCGATCCGCTCAGCGAGGCGATCGGGCAGCACTATCAACAGGCCAGGCGGATTCCTGCGGACCAGTTGATCCGCGTGCGCTTCCGCCCGGGGCCCTCTCTGGATGCGGCCACCTTCCGGCGGCTGCTGCGCCAGGTGCAGCGCCAGACCCCCGCACACGTGCAGGCCTATGCGCTGGCCTGGGCATCCCCCTGGCGGGTGGAGTGCGTGTCGATCACCAGTGCCTTCGCCTTCGGGCGCCTGCGCTCCGGCTGCCTGAACACCTGCCAGGCCACGCCCGCCAATCCCTGGTATGCACGCGGTGACATCCGCCGTCCCTGGTCTGAACTGGGCATACGCCCGGCCATGCTGCTGGCCGCCACCGACCTCCGCACCGGCCGTGCCCTGATCGATCGGGGGGTGGCCGCCGATGGATCCTCCCCACCCGGCACCGTCTTTCTCTTCAGCACAAGCGATCGCACGCGCAACGTCCGTGCCGCAGGCTTCCCGGCCGTGCGTTCCCTGCTGGGATCCACGCTGCAGGTGCGCCTCCTGGAAAGCGACGCCATCGGCGATCTGCGTGGTGCCATCGCCCTGTTCACGGGCCTCACCGCCGTCCCGGAGCTGCCCACCGGAGCGCAAAACGGGCTGTTCCGGCCCGGCGCCGTGGCCGACCACCTCACCTCCAGCGCCGGGGTGCTCACCGGAGCCTCCGGCACCTCCCGCGACGGCGGCAACGGGCAGATGAGCGCCCTGCGCTGGCTGGAGGCCGGTGCCACGGGCAGCTACGGCACCGTGGTGGAGCCCTGCAACCTCACCACCAAGTTCCCCCATCCCGGCCTGCTGCTGACCTACTACCGCCGCGGCGACACCCTCCTGGAGAGCTACTGGCGCAGTGTCGCCATGCCAGATCAGGGTGTGTTCATCGGCGAACCCCTGGCCAGACCCTGGGGCCCGCGCCCCTGGAGCTGGCTGGGGGCTTCCTGA
- a CDS encoding IS5 family transposase — translation MYRRHNNGQISIKEFHLPFGGTLDPENRWVQLEGLMPWDELEQAYAPQFNATIGAPAKSVRMAFGALYIKQKLGLTDEETVHQIRENAYMQFFLGFAGYTAKAPFDASMMVHFRKRFSDEDLRRINELVVQRGKEILLEALAQVADDDDHDDPDSRGGGAQLELDALIKPADWPEGKNWGTLTIDASCTPADITYPRDLRLLSEARTTTERVIDDLCSQSSGFRRHRPRYDRGLARAHFLRVAKQKRPRRRKVKAAIKHQLGYVRQNLKAIDALIGCGATLSELKRHWWQKLLACSELERQQGLLLASQTNSIPDRLVNLVQTHIRPMVRGKARAAVEFGAKISVSVQNGFPFLHRISWNPYNEGEDLIAQAEKYKLDTGSYPERICADRIYITAKNRHFCMRNGIRLSGKRLGRPPKDPDVTTAHKQQLRSDQARRNEVEGVFGYGKRKYSLDLIMVRLPAGAESSISMAFVVMCAEKVLRLLRLFFALLFGWIYSFLMAWSAIRAPAVICKPDF, via the coding sequence ATGTACCGGAGGCACAATAACGGTCAGATCTCAATCAAGGAGTTCCACCTGCCATTTGGCGGCACACTTGATCCCGAGAATCGCTGGGTTCAACTGGAGGGGCTGATGCCATGGGATGAGCTGGAACAAGCCTATGCCCCTCAATTCAACGCCACAATTGGCGCTCCAGCCAAATCAGTGCGGATGGCCTTTGGTGCTCTCTACATCAAACAGAAGTTGGGGTTAACCGACGAAGAGACTGTCCATCAGATCAGAGAGAACGCCTATATGCAGTTCTTTCTCGGCTTTGCGGGTTACACAGCCAAGGCACCGTTTGATGCCTCGATGATGGTGCATTTTCGCAAACGCTTTTCTGACGAGGATCTGCGCCGTATCAATGAGCTGGTGGTGCAGCGCGGCAAAGAGATCCTTCTGGAAGCACTTGCTCAGGTAGCAGACGATGACGACCATGATGATCCTGATTCCAGAGGAGGAGGCGCTCAGCTGGAACTTGATGCGTTGATCAAGCCTGCTGACTGGCCAGAAGGAAAGAATTGGGGCACTCTCACGATTGATGCTAGTTGCACTCCTGCCGACATTACCTATCCCAGAGACCTCAGGCTCCTCAGCGAGGCTCGCACAACGACCGAGCGAGTCATTGATGATCTGTGCAGTCAGTCATCGGGATTCAGGAGACATCGACCTCGCTACGACCGTGGCCTTGCTCGTGCTCATTTCCTGAGAGTGGCGAAGCAAAAACGGCCACGCCGCCGAAAAGTGAAGGCTGCCATTAAACATCAGCTTGGATATGTGCGGCAGAATCTCAAAGCCATTGATGCTCTGATCGGCTGTGGGGCAACGCTTTCTGAGCTCAAGAGGCATTGGTGGCAGAAGTTGTTGGCCTGCAGCGAGTTGGAGCGGCAGCAGGGCCTTCTGCTCGCCTCTCAGACCAACAGCATTCCAGACCGCCTGGTGAATCTTGTGCAGACCCATATCCGCCCAATGGTGCGAGGCAAAGCACGTGCTGCGGTGGAGTTTGGTGCCAAAATCAGTGTTTCGGTTCAAAACGGCTTTCCGTTCTTGCACCGCATCAGCTGGAACCCCTACAACGAAGGAGAAGACCTGATCGCTCAGGCGGAAAAATACAAGCTGGATACAGGATCTTACCCAGAGCGCATCTGCGCCGACCGGATTTATATCACGGCCAAGAATAGGCATTTCTGCATGAGGAACGGTATTCGCCTCTCCGGCAAGCGATTGGGCCGCCCGCCCAAGGATCCTGATGTCACCACTGCACACAAGCAGCAGCTCCGATCTGATCAAGCTCGACGCAATGAAGTGGAAGGCGTCTTTGGATATGGAAAGCGCAAGTATTCCCTGGATCTGATCATGGTTCGTCTACCAGCTGGTGCCGAATCCTCCATCTCGATGGCCTTTGTCGTGATGTGCGCGGAAAAGGTCTTGAGGCTGCTGCGCCTCTTTTTTGCCCTTCTTTTTGGGTGGATCTACAGCTTTCTTATGGCCTGGTCAGCGATCAGAGCTCCTGCGGTCATCTGCAAGCCAGACTTTTGA
- the galE gene encoding UDP-glucose 4-epimerase GalE, with the protein MRVLVTGGAGYIGSHAVRALSRAGHQPLVLDNLVYGHSPVVREVLQVPLVVGQVGDAALLQALLDGSHPELRGTPHEKRPIEAVLHFAAYAYVGESVSDPARYYRNNLGDTLTLLETLVARARASQPGPAGSSRPGTTGQPEAAEAVAQPIPIVFSSTCATYGVPQQVPITEEHPQQPINPYGRSKWMVEQLLHDFGRAYGLPSVIFRYFNAAGADPAGDLGENHEPETHLIPLVLDVMGGQRPYLQIFGDDYPTPDGTCIRDYIHVSDLADAHVLGLERLLRLRERGEPPREPLIYNLGNGTGYSVQQVIETAKAVTGRGLLAHVAPRRAGDPAQLVAAAGKAHSELGWRPRYPDLAAIIEHAWAWHQGALQTSRSAEG; encoded by the coding sequence GTGAGGGTTCTCGTCACCGGCGGCGCCGGCTACATCGGCAGTCATGCGGTTCGGGCGTTGAGCCGGGCTGGCCACCAGCCGCTGGTGCTCGACAACCTGGTGTATGGCCACTCCCCGGTGGTGCGCGAGGTGCTGCAGGTGCCGCTGGTGGTGGGCCAGGTGGGCGATGCGGCACTGCTGCAGGCGTTGCTGGACGGCTCCCATCCGGAACTGCGGGGCACGCCCCACGAAAAGCGGCCGATCGAGGCGGTGCTGCATTTCGCCGCCTATGCCTATGTGGGCGAGTCGGTGAGCGATCCGGCACGCTACTACCGCAACAATCTCGGCGACACGCTGACGCTGCTCGAGACGCTGGTGGCCCGGGCCCGCGCCAGCCAGCCCGGACCCGCTGGCTCGAGCCGGCCAGGCACGACCGGTCAGCCGGAGGCCGCCGAGGCCGTGGCGCAGCCCATCCCGATCGTGTTCTCCTCCACCTGCGCCACCTACGGCGTGCCCCAGCAGGTGCCGATCACCGAGGAGCATCCCCAGCAGCCGATCAATCCCTATGGCCGCAGCAAGTGGATGGTGGAGCAGTTGCTGCACGATTTCGGCCGCGCCTATGGGCTGCCGAGCGTGATCTTCCGCTATTTCAATGCGGCCGGTGCTGATCCGGCCGGTGATCTGGGCGAAAACCATGAGCCGGAAACCCATCTGATCCCGCTGGTGCTCGATGTGATGGGCGGCCAGCGTCCCTATCTGCAGATCTTCGGGGATGACTATCCGACGCCCGATGGCACCTGCATCCGCGACTACATCCATGTGAGCGATCTGGCCGATGCCCACGTGCTGGGGCTGGAGCGCCTCCTGCGCCTGCGGGAGCGCGGCGAGCCCCCCCGCGAGCCGCTGATCTACAACCTGGGCAACGGCACCGGCTATTCGGTGCAGCAGGTGATCGAAACCGCCAAGGCGGTGACCGGGCGGGGCCTGCTGGCCCATGTGGCGCCGCGGCGGGCAGGGGATCCGGCCCAGCTGGTGGCCGCCGCCGGCAAGGCCCACAGCGAGCTGGGCTGGCGGCCGCGCTATCCGGATCTGGCGGCGATCATCGAGCACGCCTGGGCCTGGCATCAGGGGGCGCTTCAGACCAGCCGCAGCGCCGAGGGTTGA
- a CDS encoding GDP-L-fucose synthase, with amino-acid sequence MPCRCPEIRSDAVLIHPDDRIFVAGHRGMAGSAILRRLKAGGYGEDDSGGGALLTVPRSQLDLTDQAATEAWFAAQRPTVVVLAAAKVGGIVANNSHPADFLLQNLRLQTNVIESAWRHGCRRLLFLGSSCIYPKFAEQPIREEALLSGPLEPTNEWYAIAKIAGIKLCQALRLQHGFDAISLMPTNLYGPGDNYHPTGSHVLPALIRRFHEAREAGASGVVCWGTGTPRREFLHVDDLAAAAVFCLERWQPGPEDLQYLNVGTGSDVTIAEAAALVADAVGYRGAIRWDATKPDGTPRKLLDVSRLAALGWRAAIPLEQGLAQTAADYIARRQSGTEVRL; translated from the coding sequence ATGCCATGTCGCTGCCCAGAAATCCGGTCTGATGCCGTGCTGATCCACCCCGACGACCGCATCTTCGTGGCCGGTCATCGCGGCATGGCCGGCTCGGCGATCCTGCGGCGGCTGAAGGCCGGCGGCTATGGCGAGGACGACTCCGGTGGCGGTGCCCTGCTGACGGTGCCCCGCAGCCAGCTCGATCTGACGGATCAGGCCGCCACCGAGGCCTGGTTCGCGGCTCAGCGGCCCACGGTGGTGGTGCTGGCGGCAGCGAAGGTGGGTGGCATCGTTGCCAACAACAGCCATCCGGCCGATTTCCTGCTGCAGAACCTGCGCCTGCAGACCAATGTGATCGAGAGCGCCTGGCGCCATGGCTGCCGGCGCCTGCTGTTCCTGGGCAGCAGCTGCATCTATCCGAAGTTCGCCGAGCAGCCGATCCGCGAGGAGGCCCTGCTCAGCGGCCCGCTGGAGCCCACGAATGAGTGGTATGCGATCGCCAAGATCGCCGGCATCAAGCTCTGCCAGGCGCTGCGCCTCCAGCACGGCTTCGATGCGATCAGCCTGATGCCCACCAACCTCTATGGCCCTGGCGACAACTATCACCCCACCGGCAGCCATGTGCTGCCGGCCCTGATCCGCCGCTTCCATGAGGCGCGAGAGGCCGGCGCATCGGGGGTGGTCTGCTGGGGCACGGGCACGCCGCGGCGCGAGTTTCTGCATGTCGATGATCTGGCCGCTGCGGCGGTGTTCTGCCTCGAGCGCTGGCAGCCCGGGCCAGAGGACCTCCAGTACCTGAACGTGGGCACCGGCAGCGACGTCACGATCGCCGAGGCCGCCGCCCTGGTGGCCGACGCCGTGGGCTACCGCGGCGCCATCCGCTGGGATGCCACCAAGCCCGATGGCACGCCCCGCAAGCTTCTGGATGTCAGCCGCCTGGCGGCGCTGGGCTGGCGTGCCGCGATCCCGCTCGAGCAGGGGCTGGCCCAGACCGCCGCCGACTACATTGCTCGGCGGCAATCGGGCACTGAGGTTCGCCTGTGA
- the gmd gene encoding GDP-mannose 4,6-dehydratase, with product MSLPEKTALITGITGQDGSYLAELLLEKGYRVHGLKRRSSSFNTDRIDHLYQDPHERDPRLVLHYGDLTDATNLIRIIQQVQPDEIYNLGAQSHVAVSFESPEYTANCDALGTLRILEAVRILGLIEHTRIYQASTSELYGLVQEIPQKESTPFYPRSPYGVAKLYAYWITVNYRESYGMYACNGILFNHESPRRGETFVTRKITRGLARIDAGLDQCLHMGNLDARRDWGHARDYVEMQWRMLQQSGIPEDFVIATGRQESVRRFIELAAIALGWGGIDWQGSGLEEIGRRRDTGAVVLRIDPRYFRPAEVETLLGDPSKAHRRLGWSPTTTLEQLVRDMVDSDREDAAKEALLRREGFRVVGPMENPPSSANAMSLPRNPV from the coding sequence ATGAGCCTCCCCGAGAAGACCGCTCTGATCACCGGTATCACGGGGCAGGATGGCTCTTACCTGGCCGAGCTGCTGCTGGAGAAGGGCTATCGGGTGCATGGCCTGAAGCGGCGCTCGAGCAGCTTCAACACCGATCGCATCGATCACCTCTATCAGGATCCGCATGAGCGCGATCCGCGCCTGGTGCTGCACTACGGCGATCTCACCGATGCCACCAATCTGATCCGCATCATCCAGCAGGTGCAGCCGGATGAGATCTACAACCTCGGTGCCCAGAGCCATGTGGCGGTGAGTTTCGAGAGCCCTGAATACACCGCCAACTGCGATGCGCTGGGCACCCTCCGGATTCTCGAAGCCGTGCGCATCCTGGGGCTGATCGAGCACACACGCATCTATCAGGCCTCCACCAGTGAGCTGTATGGCCTGGTGCAGGAGATTCCCCAGAAGGAGAGCACGCCCTTCTATCCGCGCAGCCCCTACGGCGTGGCCAAGCTCTATGCCTACTGGATCACGGTCAACTATCGCGAGAGCTACGGGATGTACGCCTGCAACGGCATCCTCTTCAACCACGAGAGCCCGCGGCGGGGTGAAACCTTCGTCACGCGCAAGATCACGCGCGGCCTGGCGCGCATCGATGCCGGGCTGGATCAGTGCCTGCACATGGGCAATCTCGACGCGCGGCGCGACTGGGGCCATGCGCGCGACTACGTGGAGATGCAGTGGCGCATGCTGCAGCAGAGCGGCATCCCCGAGGATTTCGTGATCGCCACCGGCCGACAGGAATCGGTGCGGCGCTTCATCGAGCTGGCCGCCATCGCCCTGGGCTGGGGAGGCATCGACTGGCAGGGCAGCGGCCTTGAGGAGATCGGCCGCCGCCGCGATACAGGCGCCGTGGTGCTGCGCATCGATCCCCGCTATTTCCGCCCCGCCGAGGTGGAGACCCTGCTGGGTGATCCGAGCAAGGCGCACCGCAGGCTCGGCTGGAGCCCGACGACCACCCTCGAGCAGCTGGTGCGCGACATGGTGGACAGCGACCGGGAGGACGCGGCCAAGGAGGCGCTGCTGCGTCGCGAGGGCTTCCGGGTCGTGGGGCCGATGGAGAATCCTCCCTCCAGTGCCAATGCCATGTCGCTGCCCAGAAATCCGGTCTGA